From one Phocoena sinus isolate mPhoSin1 chromosome 6, mPhoSin1.pri, whole genome shotgun sequence genomic stretch:
- the LOC116754996 gene encoding LOW QUALITY PROTEIN: grpE protein homolog 2, mitochondrial-like (The sequence of the model RefSeq protein was modified relative to this genomic sequence to represent the inferred CDS: substituted 1 base at 1 genomic stop codon) — MREIGSSPHSATKPQLLEESKEMNEPETALESVYMSAALGNTATRSLWAVRWWMQPLLASSAASDGRGWLHPFSTVTQRTAGGDCNSEDPPHELGPSLAERAXKLKAVRLEKEVQGFTVRYQRAVTDGENIRRRTQRCVEDAKIFGIQSFCKDLVEVADILEKTTERISEETEPGDQKLTLEKIFRGLSFLETKLKSVFAKHGLEKLTPIGDKYDPHEHELIRHVPPGVGVQPGTVASVRQDGYKLHGCVIRLAQVEVVVGSQRRL; from the exons ATGCGGGAGATTGGTTCCAGCCCTCACTCTGCCACCAAACCTCAGCTGTTAGAAGAATCAAAGGAGATGAATGAACCTGAAACGGCTTTGGAAAGTGTTTACAT GTCAGCCGCGTTGGGGAACACAGCCACCAGGTCCCTGTGGGCTGTCCGGTGGTGGATGCAGCCTCTCCTGGCCTCGAGTGCCGCGTCAGATGGCAGGGGATGGCTGCATCCTTTCAGCACTGTCACCCAGAGgaccgcgggcggagactgcaatTCTGAGGACCCTCCTCATGAACTTGGGCCCTCTCTTGCAGAACGAGCCTGAAAGCTAAAAGCTGTTAGACTGGAGAAGGAAGTACAGGGTTTCACAGTGAGATACCAGAGAGCTGTAACTGATGGTGAAAATATAAGAAGGCGAACCCAGAGATGTGTAGAAGATGCCAAGATATTTGGAATTCAGAGTTTCTGTAAGGATTTGGTGGAGGTGGCAGACATTTTGGAGAAGACTACAGAGCGTATTTCTGAAGAAACAGAGCCTGGGGACCAGAAGCTCACTCTGGAGAAGATCTTCCGAGGCTTGTCATTTTTAGAAACAAAGCTGAAAAGTGTGTTTGCCAAACATGGCCTGGAGAAGCTGACACCCATTGGTGACAAATATGACCCTCATGAGCATGAACTCATCCGTCATGTGCCACCTGGTGTTGGGGTACAGCCTGGCACTGTGGCATCAGTAAGGCAGGATGGCTACAAGCTTCATGGCTGCGTCATTAGACTCGCCCAGGTGGAAGTGGTGGTAGGGTCTCAGAGAAGACTATGA